Proteins encoded together in one Lathyrus oleraceus cultivar Zhongwan6 chromosome 5, CAAS_Psat_ZW6_1.0, whole genome shotgun sequence window:
- the LOC127083358 gene encoding zinc transporter 1 isoform X4 gives MGFKINIQVFVFSIFIFLIIPTLIAAECDCKCDEEDKEDEDRNKSKALRYKIAALASIMVASAIGVCIPLLGKVIPALSPEKDIFFVIKAFAAGVILSTGFIHVLPDAFENLTFPSLKDKERPWGDFPLTGFVAMCTAMGTLMVDTYATAYFQNQNSKETPTQVESHESTADEEHEGHVHVHTHASHGHAHGHISSDTSSELLRHRVVSQVLELGIIVHSVIIGISLGASENPKTIRPLVGALTFHQFFEGMGLGSCITQEETRATLTHVLGAMNAGACTLAHEETSMPLAPTCLDM, from the exons ATGGGATTCAAAATAAATATCCAAGTCTTTGTTTTTTCTATCTTCATTTTTCTCATAATCCCAACTCTAATAGCTGCCGAATGCGACTGCAAATGCGATGAAGAAGATAAAGAGGATGAAGATAGAAACAAATCCAAAGCTCTTCGTTACAAGATAGCAGCTTTAGCATCAATCATGGTTGCAAGTGCAATTGGTGTTTGTATACCACTTCTTGGAAAAGTGATACCGGCGTTAAGTCCCGAAAAAGATATATTTTTTGTCATCAAAGCCTTTGCGGCCGGCGTGATATTATCAACCGGTTTCATCCATGTACTTCCTGATGCTTTTGAGAATCTCACTTTTCCAAGTTTGAAGGATAAGGAACGTCCTTGGGGTGATTTTCCGCTTACTGGTTTTGTGGCTATGTGCACTGCTATGGGAACTCTAATGGTTGATACATATGCCACTGCTTATTTTCAAAACCAGAATTCTAAAGAAACACCGACACAAGTCGAAAGTCATGAGTCAACAGCAGATGAAGAGCATGAAGGGCATGTGCATGTTCATACTCACGCCTCGCATGGTCATGCACATGGCCATATTTCTTCGGATACATCATCAGAACTTCTTCGTCATAGGGTTGTATCACAG GTATTGGAGTTGGGAATTATTGTTCATTCGGTTATAATAGGAATTTCACTGGGTGCTTCAGAGAATCCTAAAACCATAAGACCACTAGTAGGTGCATTGACTTTTCATCAGTTCTTTGAAGGCATGGGACTTGGAAGTTGTATAACTCAG GAGGAGACGCGAGCAACACTGACGCATGTATTGGGAGCAATGAATGCTGGCGCATGCACTTTGGCTCATGAAGAGACGTCAATGCCTCTGGCGCCTACATGTCTTGACATGTGA
- the LOC127083358 gene encoding zinc transporter 8 isoform X2 — protein MGFKINIQVFVFSIFIFLIIPTLIAAECDCKCDEEDKEDEDRNKSKALRYKIAALASIMVASAIGVCIPLLGKVIPALSPEKDIFFVIKAFAAGVILSTGFIHVLPDAFENLTFPSLKDKERPWGDFPLTGFVAMCTAMGTLMVDTYATAYFQNQNSKETPTQVESHESTADEEHEGHVHVHTHASHGHAHGHISSDTSSELLRHRVVSQVLELGIIVHSVIIGISLGASENPKTIRPLVGALTFHQFFEGMGLGSCITQANFKNLSITVMGLFFALTTPVGIGIGIGISSVYDENSPTALIVEGIFNAASAGILIYMALVDLLAADFMNPRMQKSGTLRLGCNISLLLGAGAMSLIAKWA, from the exons ATGGGATTCAAAATAAATATCCAAGTCTTTGTTTTTTCTATCTTCATTTTTCTCATAATCCCAACTCTAATAGCTGCCGAATGCGACTGCAAATGCGATGAAGAAGATAAAGAGGATGAAGATAGAAACAAATCCAAAGCTCTTCGTTACAAGATAGCAGCTTTAGCATCAATCATGGTTGCAAGTGCAATTGGTGTTTGTATACCACTTCTTGGAAAAGTGATACCGGCGTTAAGTCCCGAAAAAGATATATTTTTTGTCATCAAAGCCTTTGCGGCCGGCGTGATATTATCAACCGGTTTCATCCATGTACTTCCTGATGCTTTTGAGAATCTCACTTTTCCAAGTTTGAAGGATAAGGAACGTCCTTGGGGTGATTTTCCGCTTACTGGTTTTGTGGCTATGTGCACTGCTATGGGAACTCTAATGGTTGATACATATGCCACTGCTTATTTTCAAAACCAGAATTCTAAAGAAACACCGACACAAGTCGAAAGTCATGAGTCAACAGCAGATGAAGAGCATGAAGGGCATGTGCATGTTCATACTCACGCCTCGCATGGTCATGCACATGGCCATATTTCTTCGGATACATCATCAGAACTTCTTCGTCATAGGGTTGTATCACAG GTATTGGAGTTGGGAATTATTGTTCATTCGGTTATAATAGGAATTTCACTGGGTGCTTCAGAGAATCCTAAAACCATAAGACCACTAGTAGGTGCATTGACTTTTCATCAGTTCTTTGAAGGCATGGGACTTGGAAGTTGTATAACTCAG GCAAATTTCAAGAATCTATCGATTACTGTCATGGGATTGTTCTTTGCTTTAACAACTCCAGTTGGAATTGGAATTGGCATAGGGATCAGTAGTGTTTATGATGAGAACAGTCCAACAGCCCTTATAGTTGAAGGAATCTTCAATGCAGCTTCAGCTGGGATCTTAATCTATATGGCACTTGTAGATCTTCTTGCTGCTGATTTTATGAATCCAAGGATGCAAAAAAGTGGTACTCTTCGATTAGGCTGTAATATATCTCTTCTTTTAGGAGCTGGTGCTATGTCTCTTATAGCTAAATGGGCTTGA